A segment of the Mycobacteriales bacterium genome:
CCCGGGCGCCCGGCCGGTCGCGAACCACCGCGACGACGCTGCCCTCACGCCACCGGATCACAACGACGGACGCTACCGGTCACGCGGTAGCGTCGTCGGCCATGGCGGCGGAGCGCACCGAACGGCTGATGAACCTCGTCATCTGCCTGTTGCACACCCGCGCCTATCTGACCGCCGAGCGGCTGCGCGAGATCATCCCTGGGTACGCCGACGCGCCGTCCGACGAGGCGTTCAAGCGGATGTTCGAGCGCGACAAGGAGGACCTTCGCGACCTCGGCATCCCGCTCGAAGTCGGTTCGCACAGCCACTTCGACGACGAGCAGGGCTACCGGATCCCACGCTCGGACTACGCGCTGCCCGAGATCCACCTGGAGGCCGACGAGGCGGCCGCCGTCGGTTTGGCGGCGCGCATGTGGTCGGCAGCCACGCAAGGGGCGACCGCCACTCGCGCGCTTCGTAAGCTCGAAAGCGCGGGCGTCGAGCTCGTGGCGCTGCCCGAGGGCCTGCAGCCTCGCCTCGGCGCCGGCGGGGCCGGGCTTCCCGCCGTCCACGAGGCGCTGCGAGATCGCAGACGACTCAAGTTCGCCTATCGCGGCGCCAACGATGCGGAGCCGGCGCAACGGCGTGTCGAGCCTTGGGGTGTCGTGTGCTGGCGTGGCCGCTGGTACCTCGTCGGACACGACCTCGACCGCGAGGCGCCGCGTGCCTTCCGGCTGTCTCGGGTGGTGGGCGAGCCCGCCGTCGACGGCAAGCCGGGTTCGGTCACCGTTCCCGACGGCGTCGACCTCGGCGCGCTGGTGTCGGCGACGGACGCCGCGCCTCGGACCGAGGCACTGGCGCGGGTCAGGGTCAGACACGACCGTGCGATGGGGCTGCGGCGGCTGACGATCGACGTCGCGGACGACGGTGACGGCTGGGACGTCGTGACCGTTCCCTGCCCGGATCCGCATCGCCTCGCCGAACAGGTTCTCGGCTACGGCGCCGACGCGGTCATCCTGTCGCCGGCAGAAGCGCGTGACGCGGTGGTGCACCGGCTGCGTGCGCTGGTCGAGGCCACATGAGCGGCGCGCCCGACCACCTGCCGCGGCTACTCGCACTCGTGCCGTGGCTGCTCGCGCATCCGGACACCTCAGTCGCCGACGTCGCCACCGAGTTCGGCGTCAGCGAGTCGCAGATCCGGGCCGACGTGAACCTGCTGTGGATGTGCGGGCTGCCCGGCTACGGCCCCGGTGACCTGATCGACGTCGAGTGGCGCGGCGACCGCGTGACCCTGTCCAACGCCGACACGATCGAGCGACCGCTGCGGCTCACCCCCGACGAGGCGCTCGCCCTCATCTCCGCATTGCGTGCGCTGTCCGGCGTACCCGGGATCGTGTCGACGGCCGCCATCGAGCGTGCCCTCGCCAAGCTGGAAGGTGCCGCCGGCGGTACGACGGGAGCCGACAAGGTGGTCGCCGCCACGACCAGCAGCGCGGACACGGACACCGAGGTGGTCACCACCATCACCGACGCACTCGCCAGGTCTCGCCGGGTGCACCTTCGCTACTGGGTACCGGCGCGCGACGAGGCGACCGAGCGCGACGTCGACCCGATCCGGTTGTTCACCAGTGACGCAACGGCCTATCTCGCCGGCTGGTGCCACACCGTCGAGGACCTGCGCACGTTCCGGTTGGACCGGGTGCTCGACGCAACGGTGCTGGAGCAGCCGATCGACGTTCCCGCAGACGTGCGGGCTCGCGCGCTCGACGCCGAGCTCTACACACCGTCGCCGGAGGACCGGCTGATCACGCTGTCGCTCGATCCGGCTGCGCGTTGGGCCGCCGACTACTACCAGTGCGAGGAAGTGACCGAGCGCGGCGACGGCGGGCTGGTCGTCAAGCTGCGGGCACGCGACGACGCCTGGGTACGCCGGCTCGCGCTGGGCCTGGCCGGGGTCGCAACGCTGACCGATCCGCCGGAACTGGCCCGACAAGTCCGGTCTGCGGCGGTTGCGGCCCTCGCGGCCTACGACGCGTAGATCCGAGTCCCTTCAGCGCATCAAGCCGTCGGCCTCGGCTGCCGAAGGTCTGAGGACGCCACATCCCCGGTGGCGCCACAGTACGAGGGAGGGCCGGCATGACGACGATCAAGGCGTCCTGCCCCGCCTGCGGCGAGGTTGAGCTGACCAGCGACGACATCCGGCTGCGCGTGTGCAGCCACGGTGCGCTCTCGTACTACACCTTCCGGTGCCCGGAGTGCGCCGAAGAGGTGCGCAAGCCCGCGGACGACCACATCGTGTCCCTGCTCATGTCCGGTGGCGTCAACGCCGAGGTGTGGGACGTGCCGGCGGAGGCGCTCGAGCCGAAGCCAGGCGAGGCGCTGAGCTACGACGACCTGCTCGACTTCCTGCTGCAGCTGACGCGGGACGACCTTCTTGCGGCCCGGGCGACGGAGGCGGCACACCGCTGAGCCGCCCCCGGCCGGCCTGGACGTAGCCTGCTGTCGTGGTCTGGGTGGCGTTCTACGTCGGGATCGGCGTCGTGGGCATCGCGGTGCTCGGCGCGGTCGGCTTCCGGCTCTACCGCCAGGTCCGCCAGTTCACCCGCGACGTGAAGTCGGCGGGAGAGCGGATCTCGGCGCTCAGCGACCAGCTGTCGCGAGAGGCCGCGGCGCGCACGCCGCGGGCGTAGCCCCGCGGGGCGTAGGATCGAGGGGACTCCGTCCGGGGGCCCGCGAGAGGACCAGGTCATGGACATCGGTTGGCCAGAGATTGCGATCATCGCCGTTGTCGTGCTTGTGCTCTTCGGCTCGAAGAAACTGCCTGACGCGGCGCGGTCGCTCGGCAAGTCGATGCGCATCATGAAGACCGAGATCAAGGGTCTGCATGACGACGACGCACCGGCGGCGCCGGCTGAGCTGGCGTCGGCGACGCCGGCCAACGCCGAGCCGGCC
Coding sequences within it:
- a CDS encoding YafY family protein: MAAERTERLMNLVICLLHTRAYLTAERLREIIPGYADAPSDEAFKRMFERDKEDLRDLGIPLEVGSHSHFDDEQGYRIPRSDYALPEIHLEADEAAAVGLAARMWSAATQGATATRALRKLESAGVELVALPEGLQPRLGAGGAGLPAVHEALRDRRRLKFAYRGANDAEPAQRRVEPWGVVCWRGRWYLVGHDLDREAPRAFRLSRVVGEPAVDGKPGSVTVPDGVDLGALVSATDAAPRTEALARVRVRHDRAMGLRRLTIDVADDGDGWDVVTVPCPDPHRLAEQVLGYGADAVILSPAEARDAVVHRLRALVEAT
- a CDS encoding WYL domain-containing protein, whose amino-acid sequence is MSGAPDHLPRLLALVPWLLAHPDTSVADVATEFGVSESQIRADVNLLWMCGLPGYGPGDLIDVEWRGDRVTLSNADTIERPLRLTPDEALALISALRALSGVPGIVSTAAIERALAKLEGAAGGTTGADKVVAATTSSADTDTEVVTTITDALARSRRVHLRYWVPARDEATERDVDPIRLFTSDATAYLAGWCHTVEDLRTFRLDRVLDATVLEQPIDVPADVRARALDAELYTPSPEDRLITLSLDPAARWAADYYQCEEVTERGDGGLVVKLRARDDAWVRRLALGLAGVATLTDPPELARQVRSAAVAALAAYDA
- the tatA gene encoding Sec-independent protein translocase subunit TatA — translated: MDIGWPEIAIIAVVVLVLFGSKKLPDAARSLGKSMRIMKTEIKGLHDDDAPAAPAELASATPANAEPAKTEQTTSTS